One segment of uncultured Tolumonas sp. DNA contains the following:
- a CDS encoding (2Fe-2S)-binding protein, whose product MIICHCHAVNDRQIKEAVENGIDTVRGLHRELKVGSTCGRCLPQVRRVLETTLLQIAEPSTTKRVA is encoded by the coding sequence TGATCATTTGTCATTGTCATGCAGTAAATGACCGGCAGATTAAAGAGGCTGTTGAAAACGGCATTGATACTGTACGCGGCTTACACCGCGAATTAAAGGTGGGTAGTACTTGCGGACGTTGCCTGCCCCAGGTGCGTCGTGTGCTGGAAACCACCTTGTTACAAATCGCCGAACCCTCCACCACAAAGCGGGTTGCCT